Proteins found in one Orcinus orca chromosome 11, mOrcOrc1.1, whole genome shotgun sequence genomic segment:
- the VEZT gene encoding vezatin isoform X6 encodes MTPDFDEEVVFENSPLYQYLQDLGHTDFEVCSSLSPKPEKCTVTEGQQKPPARALPKRGILLKVAETIKSWILVQCSKNDDLLHKLDIGFRLDSLHTILQQEVLLQEDVELIELLDPSVLSAGQPQQQENGHLPTLCSLATPNIWDVSVLFAFISLLIMLPTWWIVSSWLLWGVILFVYLIIRALRLWRTAKLQITLKKYNVHLEDIATNSRGFTNLVRKALRLIQETEVISRGFTLLLDRVSAACPFNKAGQHPSQHLIGLRKAVYRTVRANFQAARLATLYMLKNYPLNSESDNVTNYICVVPFKELGLGLSEEQISEEEAHNLTDGFSLPALKVLFQLWVAQSSEFFRRLALLLSTANSPPGPLLTPALLPHHILSDVTQGLPHAHSACLEELKRSYEFYRYFETQHQSVVPQRLSKTQQKSRELNNVHTAVRSLQLHLKALLNEVIIFEDELEKLVCTKETQELVSEAYQILEEKLKLIQPHVQASNNCWEEAISQVDKLLRRNTDKKGKPEMACENPHCTVVPLMQPPLHIADKDPIPEEQELEAYVDDIDMDSDFRKDDFYYLSQEDRERQEREHEESKRVLQELKSVLGFKASEAERQKWKQLLFSDHAVLKSLCPVDPVEPISNSEPSVDSDMGKVCKNDTEEENNKPSTTDNEISNRTEYLCEYPLDGKNKDNSANEVFLQGAEERMYYQCESEDESQQADAGGLAPAHPTHGASLQPSIKQRLAQLQLSPDFTFTAGLAAEVAARSLSFTTMQEQTFGDEEEEQIMQENENEVEEK; translated from the exons CGAGGCATCCTGTTAAAAGTGGCTGAAACCATCAAAAGCTGGATTTTGGTTCAGTGCAGTAAGAATGATGACTTACTTCACAAGTTG GATATTGGATTCCGACTCGACTCACTACATACCATCCTGCAACAGGAAGTCCTGTTACAAGAGGATGTGGAACTGATTGAGCTACTTGATCCCAGTGTCCTGTCTGCAGGGCAACCTCAACAACAGGAAAATGGACACCTTCCAACACTTTGCTCCCTGGCGACCCCTAATATTTG GGATGTCTCAGTGCTATTTGCCTTCATTAGTTTGCTCATTATGCTTCCCACTTGGTGGATTGTATCTTCCTGGCTGCTATGGGGAGTGATTCTATTTGTTTATCTGATCATAAGAGCTTTGAGATTATGGAGGACAGCAAAACTACAAATAACCCTAAAAAAATACAATGTCCATTTGGAAGATATAGCAACAAATAGCCGAGGTTTTACTAACCTCGTGAGAAAAGCTTTACGTCTCATTCAAGAAACTGAAGTCATTTCCAGAGGATTTACACT TTTGCTTGACAGGGTCAGTGCTGCTTGCCCATTTAATAAAGCTGGACAGCATCCCAGTCAGCATCTCATCGGTCTTCGGAAAGCTGtctacagaactgtaagagcCAACTTTCAAGCAGCAAGGCTAGCTACCCTATATATGCTGAAAAA CTACCCCCTGAACTCTGAGAGTGACAATGTAACCAACTACATCTGTGTGGTGCCTTTTAAGGAGCTGGGCCTTGGACTTAGTGAAGAGCAGATTTCAGAAGAAGAAGCACATAACCTTACAGATGGCTTCAGCCTGCCTGCATTGAAG gttttgttCCAACTCTGGGTGGCACAGAGTTCAGAGTTCTTCAGGCGGTTAGCCCTGTTACTTTCTACGGCTAATTCACCTCCTGGGCCCTTACTTACTCCAGCACTTTTGCCTCATCATATTCTATCTGATGTGACTCAAGGTCTACCTCATGCTCATTCTGCCTGTTTGGAAGAGCTTAAGCGCAGCTATGAGTTCTATCGGTACTTTGAAACTCAGCACCAGTCAGTAGTACCCCAGCGTTTATCCAAAACTCAGCAGAAGTCAAGAGAACTGAATAATGTTCACACAGCAGTACGCAGCTTGCAGCTCCATCTGAAAGCATTACTGAATGA GGTAATAATTTTTGAAGATGAACTTGAAAAGCTTGTTTGTACTAAAGAAACACAAGAACTAGTGTCAGAAGCTTATCAAATCCTAGaagagaaattaaagttgattCAGCCTCATGTTCAAGCGAGCAACAATTGCTGGGAAGAGGCCATTTCTCAAGTGGACAAGTTGCTACGAAGAAACACAGATAAAAAAG GCAAACCTGAAATGGCGTGTGAAAACCCACACTGTACTGTGGTACCTCTGATGCAGCCTCCTCTACACATTGCAGACAAGGATCCAATCCCTGAGGAGCAG gaGTTAGAAGCTTATGTAGATGATATTGATATGGACAGTGATTTCAGAAAGGATGACTTTTATTACTTGTCtcaagaagacagagagagacaggagcGTGAGCATGAAGAATCCAAGAGGGTACTCCAAGAACTAAAATCTGTGCTGGGATTTAAAGCATCAGAGGCAGAAAGGCAGAAGTGGAAGCAGCTTCTATTTAGTGATCATG ctGTGTTGAAATCCTTGTGTCCTGTAGACCCAGTGGAACCCATAAGTAATTCAGAACCATCAGTGGATTCAGATATGGGGAAAGTTTGTAAAAATGATActgaagaggaaaataataaaccCTCTACAACCGACAATGAAATAAGTAATAGGACTGAGTATTTATGTGAATACCCTCTAGAtggtaaaaataaagacaattctgCAAATGAAGTCTTCCTCCAAGGAGCTGAAGAAAGAATGTATTACCAATGTGAGAGCGAAGATGAGTCCCAGCAGGCTGATGCAGGtggcctggcccctgcccacccaACCCACGGGGCCTCATTGCAGCCCTCCATCAAGCAGAGGCTGGCACAGCTACAGCTGTCACCGGATTTTACCTTCACTGCTGGCCTCGCTGCAGAAGTGGCTGCTAGATCTCTCTCCTTTACTACCATGCAGGAACAGACTTTTGGtgatgaggaagaagaacaaataatgcaagaaaatgaaaatgaggtaGAAGAAAAGTAA
- the VEZT gene encoding vezatin isoform X7, whose amino-acid sequence MQPVLPPSFPIVLRRVAWRRRMTPDFDEEVVFENSPLYQYLQDLGHTDFEVCSSLSPKPEKCTVTEGQQKPPARALPKRGILLKVAETIKSWILVQCSKNDDLLHKLGFVFIGVLKRSMKCLVIYVDIISSQVEPSSFFSDTRAVDIGFRLDSLHTILQQEVLLQEDVELIELLDPSVLSAGQPQQQENGHLPTLCSLATPNIWDVSVLFAFISLLIMLPTWWIVSSWLLWGVILFVYLIIRALRLWRTAKLQITLKKYNVHLEDIATNSRGFTNLVRKALRLIQETEVISRGFTLLLDRVSAACPFNKAGQHPSQHLIGLRKAVYRTELGLGLSEEQISEEEAHNLTDGFSLPALKVLFQLWVAQSSEFFRRLALLLSTANSPPGPLLTPALLPHHILSDVTQGLPHAHSACLEELKRSYEFYRYFETQHQSVVPQRLSKTQQKSRELNNVHTAVRSLQLHLKALLNEVIIFEDELEKLVCTKETQELVSEAYQILEEKLKLIQPHVQASNNCWEEAISQVDKLLRRNTDKKGKPEMACENPHCTVVPLMQPPLHIADKDPIPEEQELEAYVDDIDMDSDFRKDDFYYLSQEDRERQEREHEESKRVLQELKSVLGFKASEAERQKWKQLLFSDHAVLKSLCPVDPVEPISNSEPSVDSDMGKVCKNDTEEENNKPSTTDNEISNRTEYLCEYPLDGKNKDNSANEVFLQGAEERMYYQCESEDESQQADAGGLAPAHPTHGASLQPSIKQRLAQLQLSPDFTFTAGLAAEVAARSLSFTTMQEQTFGDEEEEQIMQENENEVEEK is encoded by the exons CGAGGCATCCTGTTAAAAGTGGCTGAAACCATCAAAAGCTGGATTTTGGTTCAGTGCAGTAAGAATGATGACTTACTTCACAAGTTG GGTTTCGTCTTCATAGGTGTGTTGAAAAGGTCAATGAAGTGTCTTGTCATCTACGTAGACATCATCTCTAGCCAGGTGGAGCCATCCTCATTCTTCAGTGATACTAGGGCTGTG GATATTGGATTCCGACTCGACTCACTACATACCATCCTGCAACAGGAAGTCCTGTTACAAGAGGATGTGGAACTGATTGAGCTACTTGATCCCAGTGTCCTGTCTGCAGGGCAACCTCAACAACAGGAAAATGGACACCTTCCAACACTTTGCTCCCTGGCGACCCCTAATATTTG GGATGTCTCAGTGCTATTTGCCTTCATTAGTTTGCTCATTATGCTTCCCACTTGGTGGATTGTATCTTCCTGGCTGCTATGGGGAGTGATTCTATTTGTTTATCTGATCATAAGAGCTTTGAGATTATGGAGGACAGCAAAACTACAAATAACCCTAAAAAAATACAATGTCCATTTGGAAGATATAGCAACAAATAGCCGAGGTTTTACTAACCTCGTGAGAAAAGCTTTACGTCTCATTCAAGAAACTGAAGTCATTTCCAGAGGATTTACACT TTTGCTTGACAGGGTCAGTGCTGCTTGCCCATTTAATAAAGCTGGACAGCATCCCAGTCAGCATCTCATCGGTCTTCGGAAAGCTGtctacagaact GAGCTGGGCCTTGGACTTAGTGAAGAGCAGATTTCAGAAGAAGAAGCACATAACCTTACAGATGGCTTCAGCCTGCCTGCATTGAAG gttttgttCCAACTCTGGGTGGCACAGAGTTCAGAGTTCTTCAGGCGGTTAGCCCTGTTACTTTCTACGGCTAATTCACCTCCTGGGCCCTTACTTACTCCAGCACTTTTGCCTCATCATATTCTATCTGATGTGACTCAAGGTCTACCTCATGCTCATTCTGCCTGTTTGGAAGAGCTTAAGCGCAGCTATGAGTTCTATCGGTACTTTGAAACTCAGCACCAGTCAGTAGTACCCCAGCGTTTATCCAAAACTCAGCAGAAGTCAAGAGAACTGAATAATGTTCACACAGCAGTACGCAGCTTGCAGCTCCATCTGAAAGCATTACTGAATGA GGTAATAATTTTTGAAGATGAACTTGAAAAGCTTGTTTGTACTAAAGAAACACAAGAACTAGTGTCAGAAGCTTATCAAATCCTAGaagagaaattaaagttgattCAGCCTCATGTTCAAGCGAGCAACAATTGCTGGGAAGAGGCCATTTCTCAAGTGGACAAGTTGCTACGAAGAAACACAGATAAAAAAG GCAAACCTGAAATGGCGTGTGAAAACCCACACTGTACTGTGGTACCTCTGATGCAGCCTCCTCTACACATTGCAGACAAGGATCCAATCCCTGAGGAGCAG gaGTTAGAAGCTTATGTAGATGATATTGATATGGACAGTGATTTCAGAAAGGATGACTTTTATTACTTGTCtcaagaagacagagagagacaggagcGTGAGCATGAAGAATCCAAGAGGGTACTCCAAGAACTAAAATCTGTGCTGGGATTTAAAGCATCAGAGGCAGAAAGGCAGAAGTGGAAGCAGCTTCTATTTAGTGATCATG ctGTGTTGAAATCCTTGTGTCCTGTAGACCCAGTGGAACCCATAAGTAATTCAGAACCATCAGTGGATTCAGATATGGGGAAAGTTTGTAAAAATGATActgaagaggaaaataataaaccCTCTACAACCGACAATGAAATAAGTAATAGGACTGAGTATTTATGTGAATACCCTCTAGAtggtaaaaataaagacaattctgCAAATGAAGTCTTCCTCCAAGGAGCTGAAGAAAGAATGTATTACCAATGTGAGAGCGAAGATGAGTCCCAGCAGGCTGATGCAGGtggcctggcccctgcccacccaACCCACGGGGCCTCATTGCAGCCCTCCATCAAGCAGAGGCTGGCACAGCTACAGCTGTCACCGGATTTTACCTTCACTGCTGGCCTCGCTGCAGAAGTGGCTGCTAGATCTCTCTCCTTTACTACCATGCAGGAACAGACTTTTGGtgatgaggaagaagaacaaataatgcaagaaaatgaaaatgaggtaGAAGAAAAGTAA
- the VEZT gene encoding vezatin isoform X9 gives MQPVLPPSFPIVLRRVAWRRRMTPDFDEEVVFENSPLYQYLQDLGHTDFEVCSSLSPKPEKCTVTEGQQKPPARALPKRGILLKVAETIKSWILVQCSKNDDLLHKLGFVFIGVLKRSMKCLVIYVDIISSQVEPSSFFSDTRAVDIGFRLDSLHTILQQEVLLQEDVELIELLDPSVLSAGQPQQQENGHLPTLCSLATPNIWDVSVLFAFISLLIMLPTWWIVSSWLLWGVILFVYLIIRALRLWRTAKLQITLKKYNVHLEDIATNSRGFTNLVRKALRLIQETEVISRGFTLVSAACPFNKAGQHPSQHLIGLRKAVYRTELGLGLSEEQISEEEAHNLTDGFSLPALKVLFQLWVAQSSEFFRRLALLLSTANSPPGPLLTPALLPHHILSDVTQGLPHAHSACLEELKRSYEFYRYFETQHQSVVPQRLSKTQQKSRELNNVHTAVRSLQLHLKALLNEVIIFEDELEKLVCTKETQELVSEAYQILEEKLKLIQPHVQASNNCWEEAISQVDKLLRRNTDKKGKPEMACENPHCTVVPLMQPPLHIADKDPIPEEQELEAYVDDIDMDSDFRKDDFYYLSQEDRERQEREHEESKRVLQELKSVLGFKASEAERQKWKQLLFSDHAVLKSLCPVDPVEPISNSEPSVDSDMGKVCKNDTEEENNKPSTTDNEISNRTEYLCEYPLDGKNKDNSANEVFLQGAEERMYYQCESEDESQQADAGGLAPAHPTHGASLQPSIKQRLAQLQLSPDFTFTAGLAAEVAARSLSFTTMQEQTFGDEEEEQIMQENENEVEEK, from the exons CGAGGCATCCTGTTAAAAGTGGCTGAAACCATCAAAAGCTGGATTTTGGTTCAGTGCAGTAAGAATGATGACTTACTTCACAAGTTG GGTTTCGTCTTCATAGGTGTGTTGAAAAGGTCAATGAAGTGTCTTGTCATCTACGTAGACATCATCTCTAGCCAGGTGGAGCCATCCTCATTCTTCAGTGATACTAGGGCTGTG GATATTGGATTCCGACTCGACTCACTACATACCATCCTGCAACAGGAAGTCCTGTTACAAGAGGATGTGGAACTGATTGAGCTACTTGATCCCAGTGTCCTGTCTGCAGGGCAACCTCAACAACAGGAAAATGGACACCTTCCAACACTTTGCTCCCTGGCGACCCCTAATATTTG GGATGTCTCAGTGCTATTTGCCTTCATTAGTTTGCTCATTATGCTTCCCACTTGGTGGATTGTATCTTCCTGGCTGCTATGGGGAGTGATTCTATTTGTTTATCTGATCATAAGAGCTTTGAGATTATGGAGGACAGCAAAACTACAAATAACCCTAAAAAAATACAATGTCCATTTGGAAGATATAGCAACAAATAGCCGAGGTTTTACTAACCTCGTGAGAAAAGCTTTACGTCTCATTCAAGAAACTGAAGTCATTTCCAGAGGATTTACACT GGTCAGTGCTGCTTGCCCATTTAATAAAGCTGGACAGCATCCCAGTCAGCATCTCATCGGTCTTCGGAAAGCTGtctacagaact GAGCTGGGCCTTGGACTTAGTGAAGAGCAGATTTCAGAAGAAGAAGCACATAACCTTACAGATGGCTTCAGCCTGCCTGCATTGAAG gttttgttCCAACTCTGGGTGGCACAGAGTTCAGAGTTCTTCAGGCGGTTAGCCCTGTTACTTTCTACGGCTAATTCACCTCCTGGGCCCTTACTTACTCCAGCACTTTTGCCTCATCATATTCTATCTGATGTGACTCAAGGTCTACCTCATGCTCATTCTGCCTGTTTGGAAGAGCTTAAGCGCAGCTATGAGTTCTATCGGTACTTTGAAACTCAGCACCAGTCAGTAGTACCCCAGCGTTTATCCAAAACTCAGCAGAAGTCAAGAGAACTGAATAATGTTCACACAGCAGTACGCAGCTTGCAGCTCCATCTGAAAGCATTACTGAATGA GGTAATAATTTTTGAAGATGAACTTGAAAAGCTTGTTTGTACTAAAGAAACACAAGAACTAGTGTCAGAAGCTTATCAAATCCTAGaagagaaattaaagttgattCAGCCTCATGTTCAAGCGAGCAACAATTGCTGGGAAGAGGCCATTTCTCAAGTGGACAAGTTGCTACGAAGAAACACAGATAAAAAAG GCAAACCTGAAATGGCGTGTGAAAACCCACACTGTACTGTGGTACCTCTGATGCAGCCTCCTCTACACATTGCAGACAAGGATCCAATCCCTGAGGAGCAG gaGTTAGAAGCTTATGTAGATGATATTGATATGGACAGTGATTTCAGAAAGGATGACTTTTATTACTTGTCtcaagaagacagagagagacaggagcGTGAGCATGAAGAATCCAAGAGGGTACTCCAAGAACTAAAATCTGTGCTGGGATTTAAAGCATCAGAGGCAGAAAGGCAGAAGTGGAAGCAGCTTCTATTTAGTGATCATG ctGTGTTGAAATCCTTGTGTCCTGTAGACCCAGTGGAACCCATAAGTAATTCAGAACCATCAGTGGATTCAGATATGGGGAAAGTTTGTAAAAATGATActgaagaggaaaataataaaccCTCTACAACCGACAATGAAATAAGTAATAGGACTGAGTATTTATGTGAATACCCTCTAGAtggtaaaaataaagacaattctgCAAATGAAGTCTTCCTCCAAGGAGCTGAAGAAAGAATGTATTACCAATGTGAGAGCGAAGATGAGTCCCAGCAGGCTGATGCAGGtggcctggcccctgcccacccaACCCACGGGGCCTCATTGCAGCCCTCCATCAAGCAGAGGCTGGCACAGCTACAGCTGTCACCGGATTTTACCTTCACTGCTGGCCTCGCTGCAGAAGTGGCTGCTAGATCTCTCTCCTTTACTACCATGCAGGAACAGACTTTTGGtgatgaggaagaagaacaaataatgcaagaaaatgaaaatgaggtaGAAGAAAAGTAA
- the VEZT gene encoding vezatin isoform X12: MTPDFDEEVVFENSPLYQYLQDLGHTDFEVCSSLSPKPEKCTVTEGQQKPPARALPKRGILLKVAETIKSWILVQCSKNDDLLHKLDIGFRLDSLHTILQQEVLLQEDVELIELLDPSVLSAGQPQQQENGHLPTLCSLATPNIWDVSVLFAFISLLIMLPTWWIVSSWLLWGVILFVYLIIRALRLWRTAKLQITLKKYNVHLEDIATNSRGFTNLVRKALRLIQETEVISRGFTLVSAACPFNKAGQHPSQHLIGLRKAVYRTVRANFQAARLATLYMLKNYPLNSESDNVTNYICVVPFKELGLGLSEEQISEEEAHNLTDGFSLPALKVLFQLWVAQSSEFFRRLALLLSTANSPPGPLLTPALLPHHILSDVTQGLPHAHSACLEELKRSYEFYRYFETQHQSVVPQRLSKTQQKSRELNNVHTAVRSLQLHLKALLNEVIIFEDELEKLVCTKETQELVSEAYQILEEKLKLIQPHVQASNNCWEEAISQVDKLLRRNTDKKGKPEMACENPHCTVVPLMQPPLHIADKDPIPEEQELEAYVDDIDMDSDFRKDDFYYLSQEDRERQEREHEESKRVLQELKSVLGFKASEAERQKWKQLLFSDHGVKSEWN; the protein is encoded by the exons CGAGGCATCCTGTTAAAAGTGGCTGAAACCATCAAAAGCTGGATTTTGGTTCAGTGCAGTAAGAATGATGACTTACTTCACAAGTTG GATATTGGATTCCGACTCGACTCACTACATACCATCCTGCAACAGGAAGTCCTGTTACAAGAGGATGTGGAACTGATTGAGCTACTTGATCCCAGTGTCCTGTCTGCAGGGCAACCTCAACAACAGGAAAATGGACACCTTCCAACACTTTGCTCCCTGGCGACCCCTAATATTTG GGATGTCTCAGTGCTATTTGCCTTCATTAGTTTGCTCATTATGCTTCCCACTTGGTGGATTGTATCTTCCTGGCTGCTATGGGGAGTGATTCTATTTGTTTATCTGATCATAAGAGCTTTGAGATTATGGAGGACAGCAAAACTACAAATAACCCTAAAAAAATACAATGTCCATTTGGAAGATATAGCAACAAATAGCCGAGGTTTTACTAACCTCGTGAGAAAAGCTTTACGTCTCATTCAAGAAACTGAAGTCATTTCCAGAGGATTTACACT GGTCAGTGCTGCTTGCCCATTTAATAAAGCTGGACAGCATCCCAGTCAGCATCTCATCGGTCTTCGGAAAGCTGtctacagaactgtaagagcCAACTTTCAAGCAGCAAGGCTAGCTACCCTATATATGCTGAAAAA CTACCCCCTGAACTCTGAGAGTGACAATGTAACCAACTACATCTGTGTGGTGCCTTTTAAGGAGCTGGGCCTTGGACTTAGTGAAGAGCAGATTTCAGAAGAAGAAGCACATAACCTTACAGATGGCTTCAGCCTGCCTGCATTGAAG gttttgttCCAACTCTGGGTGGCACAGAGTTCAGAGTTCTTCAGGCGGTTAGCCCTGTTACTTTCTACGGCTAATTCACCTCCTGGGCCCTTACTTACTCCAGCACTTTTGCCTCATCATATTCTATCTGATGTGACTCAAGGTCTACCTCATGCTCATTCTGCCTGTTTGGAAGAGCTTAAGCGCAGCTATGAGTTCTATCGGTACTTTGAAACTCAGCACCAGTCAGTAGTACCCCAGCGTTTATCCAAAACTCAGCAGAAGTCAAGAGAACTGAATAATGTTCACACAGCAGTACGCAGCTTGCAGCTCCATCTGAAAGCATTACTGAATGA GGTAATAATTTTTGAAGATGAACTTGAAAAGCTTGTTTGTACTAAAGAAACACAAGAACTAGTGTCAGAAGCTTATCAAATCCTAGaagagaaattaaagttgattCAGCCTCATGTTCAAGCGAGCAACAATTGCTGGGAAGAGGCCATTTCTCAAGTGGACAAGTTGCTACGAAGAAACACAGATAAAAAAG GCAAACCTGAAATGGCGTGTGAAAACCCACACTGTACTGTGGTACCTCTGATGCAGCCTCCTCTACACATTGCAGACAAGGATCCAATCCCTGAGGAGCAG gaGTTAGAAGCTTATGTAGATGATATTGATATGGACAGTGATTTCAGAAAGGATGACTTTTATTACTTGTCtcaagaagacagagagagacaggagcGTGAGCATGAAGAATCCAAGAGGGTACTCCAAGAACTAAAATCTGTGCTGGGATTTAAAGCATCAGAGGCAGAAAGGCAGAAGTGGAAGCAGCTTCTATTTAGTGATCATG GGGTAAAGTCCGAATGGAATTAG
- the VEZT gene encoding vezatin isoform X8, whose product MTPDFDEEVVFENSPLYQYLQDLGHTDFEVCSSLSPKPEKCTVTEGQQKPPARALPKRGILLKVAETIKSWILVQCSKNDDLLHKLDIGFRLDSLHTILQQEVLLQEDVELIELLDPSVLSAGQPQQQENGHLPTLCSLATPNIWDVSVLFAFISLLIMLPTWWIVSSWLLWGVILFVYLIIRALRLWRTAKLQITLKKYNVHLEDIATNSRGFTNLVRKALRLIQETEVISRGFTLVSAACPFNKAGQHPSQHLIGLRKAVYRTVRANFQAARLATLYMLKNYPLNSESDNVTNYICVVPFKELGLGLSEEQISEEEAHNLTDGFSLPALKVLFQLWVAQSSEFFRRLALLLSTANSPPGPLLTPALLPHHILSDVTQGLPHAHSACLEELKRSYEFYRYFETQHQSVVPQRLSKTQQKSRELNNVHTAVRSLQLHLKALLNEVIIFEDELEKLVCTKETQELVSEAYQILEEKLKLIQPHVQASNNCWEEAISQVDKLLRRNTDKKGKPEMACENPHCTVVPLMQPPLHIADKDPIPEEQELEAYVDDIDMDSDFRKDDFYYLSQEDRERQEREHEESKRVLQELKSVLGFKASEAERQKWKQLLFSDHAVLKSLCPVDPVEPISNSEPSVDSDMGKVCKNDTEEENNKPSTTDNEISNRTEYLCEYPLDGKNKDNSANEVFLQGAEERMYYQCESEDESQQADAGGLAPAHPTHGASLQPSIKQRLAQLQLSPDFTFTAGLAAEVAARSLSFTTMQEQTFGDEEEEQIMQENENEVEEK is encoded by the exons CGAGGCATCCTGTTAAAAGTGGCTGAAACCATCAAAAGCTGGATTTTGGTTCAGTGCAGTAAGAATGATGACTTACTTCACAAGTTG GATATTGGATTCCGACTCGACTCACTACATACCATCCTGCAACAGGAAGTCCTGTTACAAGAGGATGTGGAACTGATTGAGCTACTTGATCCCAGTGTCCTGTCTGCAGGGCAACCTCAACAACAGGAAAATGGACACCTTCCAACACTTTGCTCCCTGGCGACCCCTAATATTTG GGATGTCTCAGTGCTATTTGCCTTCATTAGTTTGCTCATTATGCTTCCCACTTGGTGGATTGTATCTTCCTGGCTGCTATGGGGAGTGATTCTATTTGTTTATCTGATCATAAGAGCTTTGAGATTATGGAGGACAGCAAAACTACAAATAACCCTAAAAAAATACAATGTCCATTTGGAAGATATAGCAACAAATAGCCGAGGTTTTACTAACCTCGTGAGAAAAGCTTTACGTCTCATTCAAGAAACTGAAGTCATTTCCAGAGGATTTACACT GGTCAGTGCTGCTTGCCCATTTAATAAAGCTGGACAGCATCCCAGTCAGCATCTCATCGGTCTTCGGAAAGCTGtctacagaactgtaagagcCAACTTTCAAGCAGCAAGGCTAGCTACCCTATATATGCTGAAAAA CTACCCCCTGAACTCTGAGAGTGACAATGTAACCAACTACATCTGTGTGGTGCCTTTTAAGGAGCTGGGCCTTGGACTTAGTGAAGAGCAGATTTCAGAAGAAGAAGCACATAACCTTACAGATGGCTTCAGCCTGCCTGCATTGAAG gttttgttCCAACTCTGGGTGGCACAGAGTTCAGAGTTCTTCAGGCGGTTAGCCCTGTTACTTTCTACGGCTAATTCACCTCCTGGGCCCTTACTTACTCCAGCACTTTTGCCTCATCATATTCTATCTGATGTGACTCAAGGTCTACCTCATGCTCATTCTGCCTGTTTGGAAGAGCTTAAGCGCAGCTATGAGTTCTATCGGTACTTTGAAACTCAGCACCAGTCAGTAGTACCCCAGCGTTTATCCAAAACTCAGCAGAAGTCAAGAGAACTGAATAATGTTCACACAGCAGTACGCAGCTTGCAGCTCCATCTGAAAGCATTACTGAATGA GGTAATAATTTTTGAAGATGAACTTGAAAAGCTTGTTTGTACTAAAGAAACACAAGAACTAGTGTCAGAAGCTTATCAAATCCTAGaagagaaattaaagttgattCAGCCTCATGTTCAAGCGAGCAACAATTGCTGGGAAGAGGCCATTTCTCAAGTGGACAAGTTGCTACGAAGAAACACAGATAAAAAAG GCAAACCTGAAATGGCGTGTGAAAACCCACACTGTACTGTGGTACCTCTGATGCAGCCTCCTCTACACATTGCAGACAAGGATCCAATCCCTGAGGAGCAG gaGTTAGAAGCTTATGTAGATGATATTGATATGGACAGTGATTTCAGAAAGGATGACTTTTATTACTTGTCtcaagaagacagagagagacaggagcGTGAGCATGAAGAATCCAAGAGGGTACTCCAAGAACTAAAATCTGTGCTGGGATTTAAAGCATCAGAGGCAGAAAGGCAGAAGTGGAAGCAGCTTCTATTTAGTGATCATG ctGTGTTGAAATCCTTGTGTCCTGTAGACCCAGTGGAACCCATAAGTAATTCAGAACCATCAGTGGATTCAGATATGGGGAAAGTTTGTAAAAATGATActgaagaggaaaataataaaccCTCTACAACCGACAATGAAATAAGTAATAGGACTGAGTATTTATGTGAATACCCTCTAGAtggtaaaaataaagacaattctgCAAATGAAGTCTTCCTCCAAGGAGCTGAAGAAAGAATGTATTACCAATGTGAGAGCGAAGATGAGTCCCAGCAGGCTGATGCAGGtggcctggcccctgcccacccaACCCACGGGGCCTCATTGCAGCCCTCCATCAAGCAGAGGCTGGCACAGCTACAGCTGTCACCGGATTTTACCTTCACTGCTGGCCTCGCTGCAGAAGTGGCTGCTAGATCTCTCTCCTTTACTACCATGCAGGAACAGACTTTTGGtgatgaggaagaagaacaaataatgcaagaaaatgaaaatgaggtaGAAGAAAAGTAA